In Alphaproteobacteria bacterium, the DNA window CGCGTTCACCCGCATGGGGCGCCCTGGTGCGGAGCGGAAAATTCGCCGACCGATAGCGTCATAGGATCCGAATCGCTTCGGCCCACGCGGCGGCGGCCTCGACCATGGCCCGCAAGGCCGGCTGCACATTCCGCGCCAGGTCTTGTCGGTAGGCGAACGGCGGATCTTCATCCATATAGGTTGCCTGCGAGAGCTCGAGCTGAAAGGCGTGCAGCCGCTCGGTCGGGCGACCATAGTGGCGGGTGATGTAGCCGCCCTTGAACCGGCCATCGACCGCCAACGTATATGTCGGTGCGGTGCGAAGCACATGATCGAGCCGGTCCCGGAGCGCGGAATCGCAGCTCCGCTTTTCTGCCGTGCCGAGGTTGAAATCGGGCAGCGTGCCGTCGAAGAACCGCGGCACCTGTGACCGGATAGAATGGGAGTCGAATAGAACTGCAACGCTGTGGCGGTCTCGTATGGCGGCGAGTTCAGCCTCGATTCGATCATGATAGAGGGCCCAATATGTCGTACGGCGTTCGGCGATTTCGGTGCTGCCCGGCGCGGTGTCGTCGGTATAAATGGGCTCGTTCGCGAACGTTGTCGTCGGCACGAGCTCGGTATTGTTGGCGCCCGCATAAAACGGGCGATTGTCGGGCGAACGGTTGAGATCGATGACGTAGCGGGAATAGTTGGCCTCGATGACGCTAATGCCCAGGTCAACGGCGAAATCGTAAAGGCTTGGGAGATGCCAATCGGTATCGGCGACAAGATGCCCAGCGGCGGTCATGCGGTTCGCGATGCCAGGGGGAATAAAGGTACCGCTATGGGGCAGACTCATGAGCAACGGCCTGTGGCCGCGATGCAGTGCGAAAAGATCTGGTGTCATCCGTAACTTGTGGCGTGAAGGCTGGCTGGCGGTCAACAAGGACTTGACTCCCCAGGCGACGTTGATTTACTTGTCTATACAACTTGAGCGACGTAAGCCGCATAAGGCCGGGCCGCTCGAGGCATCATGTTTTCGGGGAGGTCACAAAATGAGAACGTCTCTTGGAAGAATAGCAGCCATCGCGATGGCGGGTGTTGTCCTGGCGGTGCCGGCATTGGCGGCGGATGCCTACAAGATCGGCATCAACGTGCCATTGACCGGTTTTGCCGCTGCCGACGGCAAGTCGGCGCTGACCGGGGCCGAACTTGCGGTCGAACAAATAAATGCGGCGGGCGGAGTCAACGGCACGATGCTTGAGCTGGTCGTCGAGGACGACCAGGCGAACCCAAAACAGGCGGTTCCCGTCGTCACCAAGCTGATTGAGGACGACGGCGTGGTTCTCGGCATCTCGGGAAGTTATTCCGGCGCCACCCGTGCGGCGGCCGGGATCTACCAGTCTGCAGGCAAGCCCTATATTTCGGCCTTCGCGGTTCATCCGGACATCACCCGCGCCGGCGACTATGTGTTTCGAACCTCGTTCGTCGGCGAGGTCCAGGGTCGGGCCGGCGCCAAGCTGATCGGCGAGGACATTGGGAAAAAGAACGTTGTTCTTATTACGCTCAACAACGACTTCGGAAAATCCTTGGCCACGGGTTTCAAGGAGAAGGCAGCCGACTACGGAATCAATATCGTCAACGAGTACGAATACGGCATCAAGGACCGGCAATTTGGGCCCATCGTCGCCAGCGTCAAGGCTGATAATCCGGACGCCATCTATGCGTCGGGCTATTTCTTCACGGCCGGCCCGCTGGTGAAGCAATTGCGGGATGGCGGCGTGACCGCACTGGTAGTTGGCCAAGAAGGTTACGACTCGGAGAAGTTCATCGAGATTGCCGGTCCCGATGCCGAGGGCGTTATCATCACGACCTCGCTCGACCGCGATTCCGATGCGCCAGAGACCAAGTCTTTCATCGAGGAATTCGAGAAAAAGGCGGGTTTCAAGGCGGACATGGTTGCTGCGTCCGGTCACACCGCGGTCAAGGTCGCGGCGGCGGCACTGGCAAAGGCCGGTAGCGACGATCCGAAAGCCTTGCGCGATGCCATTGCCAGCGCATCGGTTGATGCCTCGACCGGGAATATCTCTTTCAACGAATTGGGAGAGGTGCGGAAAGATGTTCAGGTCCAGGTCGTCAAGGACGGCGCTTGGCATCGTTACTCGGTAATCAGTGACGCCGAATTGTTGGCGCCCCCCGAAAGCTGAGCCGTCCGCTTGATTGTTGCGACGTCCCGGAGCGGGTCTCCGGGACGTCGATTCATATGACCTTGCGAGCGCTTTTCGTGGGGAACGATCTGCCGAGCGAGGATCGTCTCGAATGCTCTATGTAGATCTGTTCATACAGGGCTTGGTGCAGGGCAGTATCTATGCGCTGATCGCCGTCGGGCTGACGCTGGTCTATGGCTTGCTCCGAATTCTCCACGTTGCACACGCTGGATTGTTCACGCTCGGCGGCTACTTTGGTGTCCTGATTACCAATCAGACGGGCAGTTTGGGGCTCGCGGTGTTCGTGGCGATGATCGTCGTGGGCGCGATCGGAATGGCGATCTATCGCCTCGCCTACCAGCCGATCCTCGATCAACCGCCCTATGTCGCGTTGATCGCGTCGATAGGCCTGTTCATTGCGATGGAGGAAATCTATCGCCTAACTTTTGGGCCGTATGGCCTTTCCTATACAAACCCACCGCTGCAGGGATCGATCGGTTTCGCCGGATTGAGCCTCCGTAGCGCCGAAGTCGTGACGATCGTGGGGGCGTTCGTCATGGTCACGGTATTGGCGGTTTTGTCGAGTCGAACCCGAGTTGGGATTGCCTGGCGCGCCACGGTAACCGATCCGCAGATGGCCGAATCGTTTGGCGTCAATATCATCAAAGTACGGTATCTGAATTTCTTCCTGGGCACGGCCTTGGCCGCCGCCGCCGGCGTCATGGTCGCCCTTCTCAACAATTTGGTCGAGCCGACGATGGGCAGCGTCCCGAGTTATAAGGCGTTGGCGATCATCGTCCTGGGCGGTCTCGGCAATGTCAAAGGCACGTTGATCGCATCGATTGCGCTCGGTGTCATCGAGTCCTTCGGAACGATCTATCTTGGTTCCATACTGGATCGCGATGCCATCGCCTTCGCCTTCTTGATCGTTGTGCTCATGATTCGGCCCCAGGGCCTGTTCGGTAGGCGGTAACTCATGGCCTACGAGATCAGCCTACTCACCGCCATGGGGATCAGCGTAGTTTTCGCATTGAGCCTCAATCTTATCACTGGCTTCTGCGGCCAAATCAGCCTCGGACATGCCGCTTTTTATGGTACCGGCGCCTACTGCGCGGCGATGCTGACGACCAACGGATTGCCCTTCGCGTTGGCGATCGTCGCGGCTGCGCTGGCGGCTGGACTGCTTGGCGTGATTGTCGGGTTTGCGAGCTTGCGCGTACGTCATGATTTCTTGGCGATTACCACCATGGGCGTGGGTTTTCTGTTTATTGGAGTCGTTCGCAAACAGGATTTTCTTGGCGGCGAAATGGGGATCGGAGGCATTCCTGGTACCGGCTTGGACAAGCTCGAGTTCATGATCTTGGTGCTGGTCGTGGCTGCGTTGATTGCGGTTTTCAGTATCTACCTAAAGAAATCGTGGATGGGATACGCATTCGATTCTATCGCGGATGACGAAGACACGGCTCGCGTGGTGGGCATAGATGTCGCCCGCTACAAGCTTACCGCCTTCGCCATGGGGACCTCGCTGGCCGGTGTTGCGGGTGCCCTTTACGCCCACAACGTCCGTTTCATCGATCCAGACAGTTTCGGTTTTGTCGAATCGATCACCGTTTTGGCGATGGTCGTGGTCGGCGGCATCGGCTCGGTCTGGGGCGTCGCGATCGCCGCCGCGGTGCTGACGGCGCTACCGTTATCAGTTGCCTTCATCTCCGACTACAAACTGCTGCTCTATGGAGGACTGTTGTTTGCCGTCATGCGTTTCAGCCCCGATGGTTTGGCCGGCTGGACTCGTCGCCTGCTCTCTCGGGTATCCAAGAGGGCGCCGGCGTGACGGCGCTCCTTGAAATTCGCGGGGTGACCGTCCGGTTCGGCGGTGTGACGGCGATTGACAATGTGTCGTTTCAGCTCGAACAGGGTGAATTGCTTGGACTAATTGGTCCGAATGGGGCCGGCAAGACGACCATGCTGAGGTCGATTACGGGCGTTGTCCGGCCTCAAAACGGTGAGGTTTGCCTGAACGGCGTCGATATCTCCCGTTTGCCGATCCATGTCCGCGTGCGACGCGGCCTGGGATTGTCGCAGCAGATCGTACGGCCGTTTCGTCAAATGACCGTGCTCGACAACGTCGCCTTGACGGCGGGCCACATGAAGACCGCCGATCCGCTACGTGCGCTCCTGTTCACGGACCGTTCTTCGCAGCGCGCTCGCGCTCGTGAACTGCTCGACCTGGTCGGGATCGGGGATACGGCGCAGGCAATGCCGTCTTCGCTGCCACTGGGCTATTTGAAGCGCCTCGAAGTCGCGCGCGCTTTGGCGCTCGAACCGACGGTTCTGCTGCTCGACGAGCCGCTCGCCGGACTCAATAGCATCGAGGCGGCGCGCCTTGCAGACACGATCGTAAAGCTGAACGGCGGGGGACTATCCGTGGTTCTGATCGAACACAATTTGGGAGAAGTGCTTCGAATTTGCAGCCGTCTCGTCGTTCTCGACAACGGCCGCAAGATTGGCGACGGACGGCCCGAAGCGGTGATGGCCGATGGTCACGTAAGGGCGGCATATCTTGGCGTGGAGGCAAGCGATGCTGCGGCTTGAATCGATGAGCTGCGGCTACGGGCCGTTCCAGGCGGTGCACGATCTTAGCTTCGAGGTTGCCGAGGGCTCGATTTTCGCTCTTGTCGGCGCGAACGGGGCAGGGAAGTCTTCGACCATCATGACCATCGCCGGTCACGTCGAGCTTCAGGGCGGTGTCATAAAATTCGATGGCGAGGATATTTCCACGCTTGCGGCCCGTGACCGCGTGCGGAAGGGAATTGCCCTGGCACCGGAGGGGCGGCGCCTGTTCCCCGACCTCACGGTAGCCGAAAATCTGATCGTCGGGGGTTATAGCAGGCCGGCTGCGGAGACGACCGCCACGCGCGATATGGTATTTGGCCTGTTTCCAAGGCTGGCCGAGCGATCGACCCAATATGCCGGTTCGATGTCCGGTGGCGAACAGCAAATGCTAGCGATCGGCCGTGCGTTGATGGCCCATCCGCGATTTCTGATGATCGACGAAGTCTCGCTTGGGCTGATGCCGAAAGTTGTCGATATCTGCTATTCGGCGATCTCGCGCCTCAAGCAGTCCGGCCTCACGGTATTGCTCGTCGAGCAAAGCACCCAACGTGCGCTCGAGGTCGCGGACACGATATGCGTTCTGGAATCGGGTCGCCCGGTATGGCAGGGCGGCGTCGCCGAGGCGCGCGCCGATCCCGGGATGATCGACGCCTATCTTGGCCTGGCGCGGGAGCAGGAGACATGACAACCGCGCGGCCGGTGCCGCTCTATCAGCAGGTCAAAGACTATATCTCCAGTCATGTCGCGTCCGGAGAATGGGTCGAAGGGGATCGCGTGCCGTCGGAAAACGAACTGGTGCGCCGGCTCGGAGCCAGCCGGATGACGGTCAATCGCGCCCTGCGAGAATTATCGGTCGAGGGCGTAATACGGCGCGTTCAGGGGCTTGGCACCTTCGTCGAAAGCAACAAGGCGCAATCGACTTTCCTGGAGATACGGAATATCGCCGATGAGATCCGTGAACGCGGCCATTCCTATCATGCGGAGCCATACACCGTCGGCACCGAGACGGTGACGGATAGGATCGCCTATCTGCTCGAGCTCGAGCCTGGCGCACGGGTATTTCATTCCATCATTGTCCATTTCGAGAACCGAGAGCCGGTGCAACTCGAGGATAGGTTTGTCAATCCGGCTATCGCCCCGGACTATCTCGATATCGATTTCACCGAGACCACGCCCAATGAGTATTTGATGCGGGTGGCGCCGCTGCTCGCCGTCGAACATGTGGTCGAGGCGACACCGCCCAATCCTTTGACCCAAAAACTGCTATCGATGTCGAGGGAAGAGCCGTGCCTACTGCTGCACCGGCGCACTTGGTCCGGGCGGCACGTTGCGGCCTATGCGCGTTTGCTGCACCCCGGCAGCCGATACCGGCTGAGCGCTCAATTTCCCGTTGGCGACTGAATGTGGGGAAACGGTTCCGCGAGTTCTAGTAGGTTTCGCGATTGTCGAAAACGACCAGGATGGTCTTCGCGGCGATATATAGATCGAACCAAATCGACCAATTCTTGATGTAGTCGAGATCGTACTCGACCCTCTTTTCAATTTTCTCGACCGTGTCCGTTTCGCCGCGCCACCCGTTGACTTGAGCCCAGCCGGTGATTCCGGGTTTGACCTTGTGACGTGCCGCATAATGATTGGCCACCTCCTCGTAACGGCGGCCGGCGGCCTTGGCGGCCAATCCGTGTGGCCGGGGGCCGACGATGGACATGTCGCCGCGCACCACGTTGATGAACTGCGGCAACTCGTCCAAGCTCCACTTCCTGAGGAATTTCCCGACCGGAGTGACGCGGGGGTCGTCCCGGGTCGTAAGGACTTCAGCCGCGCGGTCCTCCAGGTGGCTATACATCGACCGAAATTTTAGGACCTCGATTGGCCTGTTGTTATAGCCGTACCGAATTTGGCGGAACAGCACAGGGCCCGGCGAGTCCAATCTTATGGCGAGCGCGATCAGACCGAGTATTGGGGAAATCGCCAAGAGAATCAGCGACCCTAGCACGCGATCCTCCAACGCCTTCAGAATGTAGTCCCACCCCGATATGGGTCGGTCGAGGACACCGAGCATGGGCAGGCCGGCGACATCGACGTAGGATCGGCCGCGAAATTCGGGAGCAAGATTTTCGGGCGCCAACCGAATATCGACCGGTGTCTCGGCGAGCCTGTTGATGACCGTGCGCAGGCGCTGGTGTTCGTGCCACGGAATGGCGACGATGACCTGGTCGATCGCCCCATCGCGAATCATGGCGACGAGGCCTGTGAGTCCACCGAGTGTGTCTCTGCTCCCGTACCCAGCCTGACCGCCGGACGCGGTTGCATCCCGGCGATCGTCGACAAAGCCCAGGATACTGATCGAATCACCACATTCGCTACCGAACTGCCGAACCAAGCCGGCGGCCCGTTCTCCGACCCCAACGATGGCGGTCCGAATGGCGAACCGGCCTGCTTGGGCGCGGTCGGTAATCCAGGCCCGGAAAATGATGCGGCCGATGATCAATGACGCGATTGCGCCGGTTAGCCAGGACGTCGCCCATACGCGCGAGTAGAACCCGGTGATCTTGAGGGCGAAGGCGAGCACCAGGAGACCCGCCGCTGTCATGGCGAGCGCCCCGATCAATCTGCCAATTGCGAAGTTCCGACCGAGTATGAATGACTTGCGATAGGTGCCGAACCATTGAAGATTGAGGAGTGCGACGATGACCGTGACAAAGAAAGCGACCGCGTATCGGCTGCTGATTTCATTCTCGCCAGGTAGGACATAGAGCGCATAAATCGAAATGCCCGGTAAGACGACGGCGACCGCGTCGACAGCCCGCGCGATACCGAGCAGCGACGTTTTTGTCAACGCCGTTGCGCGCCGGGGGAGTTCCCGTGTGTGTACGAAGGTGGCGTTCAAATCGGTCATCCGGGTCCACGATCGAAACGGCAGGGCACAGTGCACGTCCGAGAGGTGGATTGCTGTGTGCTCTGTAGTCGTGGGAATTATCGCCACATATCCTTAATCAGCGGTTTACTGGAGGCGCTGATTTTCGGATTGCTTTTGCCCAATTTGAAATAAGTCAGGCGTCCCCCGTAGTGCGCGGCCACATCGGCGACCGAGCGGGTGGGCTTGGCGATGGAAAGCGTCGCGCCATCGGATTGGTGCTCAAGGCGATATCGCCTTTTGCGGCCTCTCAACGGTCATGGTTTCGAGAAGCGGCCAATCAGTGTCAGGTTTCGAAATCAGTGCATTATGCCGCTGTTGTTCGGTCGCTTGGCCCAAGCCCCAAGCAGCCTCCAGGCGCGCGACGATTGTGGCAAGCGGCCGTGAGGGTGTCACGAAATGGTCGCCGGCCGAATCAACCACCGTCCGGCGACCTCCTTCGACAACTGATTTGATATCCGCGGCTGTTCGAATTCGCAGCGCTCGGCCGCTGTCGACGAGATCTCGCACCACGTCGCTGCCCGGTAGGGCGGCGATCATCGTCGTGCATCCCAGATCGAGGCCTTCGTACAAGGCGGTTGAATAGACGCCCACCTGATGCGCGGCACTTGCCTGCAGTTCCAGCGTTTCGAACGAATTGTCGTTGCCACTAATGGTGAGCCGGTGGACGTCCGGGGCACCCTTGGGTTTGGCGATGCGCTCTATCTCCGCCTGGTCATCGCCGGGATGCAGTCGATACACGATGTCGCGATCCGGCATGAGTCGAGCCGCATCAATGGCGATCTTAATGAGCTGGCTGGCAATCGAAGGTTGGGAAATGAAGACAATGCGATCCGACTTAGGGGTCGTACGCAGGGCGATGATTCGGGCCGCGACATGTGGGGCGCCATAGACAATGGCCTGTTTCGCGCCGCTTGGGTCCAGCTGCGTTCGCCAGGCCGGTCCGAAGAGCAGCAGGAAGTCGGGGCGGTACGGTACCGGCACACCGGGCGGGAAGGAATAACCCGGGTGGGATTTGTGAATGATGCCGTGTTGCATTTCGATTGTGGGAATGTCCAGTTCCTGGGCCGCCGCGATGAGATCGGCGTGACCGTAGGCGACGACAACGAAGAGGCGCTTGGTCTCGCGTTGACGCATCAACGACTTGTACAGGCGCCGACGTGCGTTGAATTGCCCGAGACGAGTGGCCACCATATCGACAAGAGGTAATCGAACCTCGAATCGATCTTGGATTCTCGCCTCTAGATCAGACAAGAATTCGATCTCTGTCGCTTGGAGTTTGCCAGGCCTGAATAGACACCATAACCTTGCCAGAATCGTGATGGCGTCGGTACTCCTCGCCATTCCAAAGCGATCCGAAATGACTCCGGAGAGATCGAGCGTCATACAATTGTCTCGACCCAACTCGGACAAAATATGCGCACCAAGCACTTCGGTGCGATGCCCGTTATCGAACCGTGTCCGGCCCCATTTCATGATCAAGGTGTCGGCATTTCTCCAGCCCAGGAATGGATTCCGCCACAGGCAATTTATCACGGCCCTGATCAGACGGGGCCAGGGCCAGGCTTTCCCTACCGCCGAATTTTGAAAGTGTTGGACGATACCCTTGCGGACGAGGATTTCTTCGAAAATGTGCTGGCGGAGCGCTGGCCAATAATACACGCCCTCGATTCGGCGTTCGAATAATCGGTGCTCTTGTTCGAATTCGCAGAGGTGCCTGAAATGGACCTCGAAGGTGCCTCCACTCGGTCCATTGATTTCGCGCGGCGGCCTGCAGGGCGGCTCAACGAATGGTCTCATCGAGCGGCGGGCCCCGCGTCGCGGGCGCTTTCGAGGGCGTCACAGAGTATTCTGATCGCGCCGGCGCCACCTTGTGCCGGGAGGACGGCATCGCACACGCCCTTTGCGGCGGCATGGGCGTCCGCGACGACGACACCGAGACCGGCCGCCTTTACACAGTCGATATCGTTGACGTCGTTACCGACGAAGATAATGTCATTGACCGATAGATCGTATGAGCCGGCCCAATACTGGAGCGCGGCGTATTTGTCGTCGATACCTTGAAAGCATTCCACTCCAAGCTTCCGACAGCGAGCTTCTACAACCGGATTTTTCTCCTTCGACAAGACACAAAGCCGAATCCCGAGGGCCCGCGCGTGGGCGAGGCCCATGCCGTCGCCGCGATCGCAGATGACGCTTTCGCGGCCGGATTCGTCGACCATTACTTTGTTGTTCGTCAACACGCCGTCGAAGTCCATCACCAACGCCCGGTACTGTCGTGCCTGGAGCAATGCGACCAGCCGTTCATATCCAATGACCGGCTCAGCAAGACGACGCGCCAGCTCGAGGTCCATTGGCGTATCGATTTCTAGCGCATGCGACGGCGGAACCACGTAGGGCAGCACTTTACCGAAGAAGCGATGCTTCCATTGCCTAAAGCCCTTGGTTGAAAACGCGTAAATCGCACCCGTCTCGAGATACTCCATGGGACGATCCTGGCGGCGCTGGCGAACATGGAAATCATGATTGATGCCATGGACTCCATCGGTTTCCCCGTTTCGCCAGACAAAGCCATGAAATGGGGCCGCGCTGAACACGCAATCCGCCGATTCTCGACGCATCAAATCGACGGCACCGTCGATTTGCAGGGGCGTGGTGAATGGCGACGTGCACTGGAGAAAGACAGTGGTGTCCGCCATCGCCGGGCCGTTTCGTTCGATGCAATCCAGTGCGTGCAGAAGGGCGCCTTCGGAGCTGGCGGTGTCCGACGCAAATGCGGCGGGGCGTTGTATCACCTCGGCGCCTGCGTCCGCCGCGGCATCGGCGATTTCCGCATCGTCAGTGGTGACGAAGACCCGCCCGACGGAGCTGGCCCTGCGGGCCGCTCTCACGGTGTGGCCAAGAAGGCTCTCGCCACCGATCTGTTGGAGGTTCTTCCGCGGTATTCCAGTCGACCCGCCGCGTGCGGGTATGATCGCAATTGGCTCCATCTCGGCCTTTCGGTGCAAT includes these proteins:
- the hutG gene encoding N-formylglutamate deformylase — protein: MTPDLFALHRGHRPLLMSLPHSGTFIPPGIANRMTAAGHLVADTDWHLPSLYDFAVDLGISVIEANYSRYVIDLNRSPDNRPFYAGANNTELVPTTTFANEPIYTDDTAPGSTEIAERRTTYWALYHDRIEAELAAIRDRHSVAVLFDSHSIRSQVPRFFDGTLPDFNLGTAEKRSCDSALRDRLDHVLRTAPTYTLAVDGRFKGGYITRHYGRPTERLHAFQLELSQATYMDEDPPFAYRQDLARNVQPALRAMVEAAAAWAEAIRIL
- a CDS encoding ABC transporter substrate-binding protein — protein: MRTSLGRIAAIAMAGVVLAVPALAADAYKIGINVPLTGFAAADGKSALTGAELAVEQINAAGGVNGTMLELVVEDDQANPKQAVPVVTKLIEDDGVVLGISGSYSGATRAAAGIYQSAGKPYISAFAVHPDITRAGDYVFRTSFVGEVQGRAGAKLIGEDIGKKNVVLITLNNDFGKSLATGFKEKAADYGINIVNEYEYGIKDRQFGPIVASVKADNPDAIYASGYFFTAGPLVKQLRDGGVTALVVGQEGYDSEKFIEIAGPDAEGVIITTSLDRDSDAPETKSFIEEFEKKAGFKADMVAASGHTAVKVAAAALAKAGSDDPKALRDAIASASVDASTGNISFNELGEVRKDVQVQVVKDGAWHRYSVISDAELLAPPES
- a CDS encoding branched-chain amino acid ABC transporter permease, with the translated sequence MLYVDLFIQGLVQGSIYALIAVGLTLVYGLLRILHVAHAGLFTLGGYFGVLITNQTGSLGLAVFVAMIVVGAIGMAIYRLAYQPILDQPPYVALIASIGLFIAMEEIYRLTFGPYGLSYTNPPLQGSIGFAGLSLRSAEVVTIVGAFVMVTVLAVLSSRTRVGIAWRATVTDPQMAESFGVNIIKVRYLNFFLGTALAAAAGVMVALLNNLVEPTMGSVPSYKALAIIVLGGLGNVKGTLIASIALGVIESFGTIYLGSILDRDAIAFAFLIVVLMIRPQGLFGRR
- a CDS encoding branched-chain amino acid ABC transporter permease; the encoded protein is MGISVVFALSLNLITGFCGQISLGHAAFYGTGAYCAAMLTTNGLPFALAIVAAALAAGLLGVIVGFASLRVRHDFLAITTMGVGFLFIGVVRKQDFLGGEMGIGGIPGTGLDKLEFMILVLVVAALIAVFSIYLKKSWMGYAFDSIADDEDTARVVGIDVARYKLTAFAMGTSLAGVAGALYAHNVRFIDPDSFGFVESITVLAMVVVGGIGSVWGVAIAAAVLTALPLSVAFISDYKLLLYGGLLFAVMRFSPDGLAGWTRRLLSRVSKRAPA
- a CDS encoding ABC transporter ATP-binding protein, coding for MTALLEIRGVTVRFGGVTAIDNVSFQLEQGELLGLIGPNGAGKTTMLRSITGVVRPQNGEVCLNGVDISRLPIHVRVRRGLGLSQQIVRPFRQMTVLDNVALTAGHMKTADPLRALLFTDRSSQRARARELLDLVGIGDTAQAMPSSLPLGYLKRLEVARALALEPTVLLLDEPLAGLNSIEAARLADTIVKLNGGGLSVVLIEHNLGEVLRICSRLVVLDNGRKIGDGRPEAVMADGHVRAAYLGVEASDAAA
- a CDS encoding ABC transporter ATP-binding protein, which gives rise to MLRLESMSCGYGPFQAVHDLSFEVAEGSIFALVGANGAGKSSTIMTIAGHVELQGGVIKFDGEDISTLAARDRVRKGIALAPEGRRLFPDLTVAENLIVGGYSRPAAETTATRDMVFGLFPRLAERSTQYAGSMSGGEQQMLAIGRALMAHPRFLMIDEVSLGLMPKVVDICYSAISRLKQSGLTVLLVEQSTQRALEVADTICVLESGRPVWQGGVAEARADPGMIDAYLGLAREQET
- the hutC gene encoding histidine utilization repressor, yielding MTTARPVPLYQQVKDYISSHVASGEWVEGDRVPSENELVRRLGASRMTVNRALRELSVEGVIRRVQGLGTFVESNKAQSTFLEIRNIADEIRERGHSYHAEPYTVGTETVTDRIAYLLELEPGARVFHSIIVHFENREPVQLEDRFVNPAIAPDYLDIDFTETTPNEYLMRVAPLLAVEHVVEATPPNPLTQKLLSMSREEPCLLLHRRTWSGRHVAAYARLLHPGSRYRLSAQFPVGD
- a CDS encoding undecaprenyl-phosphate glucose phosphotransferase produces the protein MTDLNATFVHTRELPRRATALTKTSLLGIARAVDAVAVVLPGISIYALYVLPGENEISSRYAVAFFVTVIVALLNLQWFGTYRKSFILGRNFAIGRLIGALAMTAAGLLVLAFALKITGFYSRVWATSWLTGAIASLIIGRIIFRAWITDRAQAGRFAIRTAIVGVGERAAGLVRQFGSECGDSISILGFVDDRRDATASGGQAGYGSRDTLGGLTGLVAMIRDGAIDQVIVAIPWHEHQRLRTVINRLAETPVDIRLAPENLAPEFRGRSYVDVAGLPMLGVLDRPISGWDYILKALEDRVLGSLILLAISPILGLIALAIRLDSPGPVLFRQIRYGYNNRPIEVLKFRSMYSHLEDRAAEVLTTRDDPRVTPVGKFLRKWSLDELPQFINVVRGDMSIVGPRPHGLAAKAAGRRYEEVANHYAARHKVKPGITGWAQVNGWRGETDTVEKIEKRVEYDLDYIKNWSIWFDLYIAAKTILVVFDNRETY
- a CDS encoding acylneuraminate cytidylyltransferase: MELHRKAEMEPIAIIPARGGSTGIPRKNLQQIGGESLLGHTVRAARRASSVGRVFVTTDDAEIADAAADAGAEVIQRPAAFASDTASSEGALLHALDCIERNGPAMADTTVFLQCTSPFTTPLQIDGAVDLMRRESADCVFSAAPFHGFVWRNGETDGVHGINHDFHVRQRRQDRPMEYLETGAIYAFSTKGFRQWKHRFFGKVLPYVVPPSHALEIDTPMDLELARRLAEPVIGYERLVALLQARQYRALVMDFDGVLTNNKVMVDESGRESVICDRGDGMGLAHARALGIRLCVLSKEKNPVVEARCRKLGVECFQGIDDKYAALQYWAGSYDLSVNDIIFVGNDVNDIDCVKAAGLGVVVADAHAAAKGVCDAVLPAQGGAGAIRILCDALESARDAGPAAR